GGATGTTGATGACCACGGCGAGGTTCGCATAGACGCCGAACCGGCCATAGGTGACCAGCATGAACACGATCACCGCGACCGCGGCGATCACGCTCGCCAGCACGCCGGCGCGGATCGAATCCTTGCCGAGGTCGGGACTGACCGTGCTTTCGGCGATCACCTTCAGGTTGACCGGCAGCTTGCCCGACCGAAGCGCGATCGCGAGGTCGTTCGCGGTCTGGACGGTGTAGCTGCCCGAGATCGACGCGCGCCCGCCCAGGATGGGCTCGTTGATGTTGGCGACCGAGATCACCTTGTTGTCGATCACGATCGCGAACGGCTTGTTGACGTTCTCGGTCGTGACCTTGGCAAAGCGCCGACCGCCGACCGCGTCGAACGTGATCGCGATCTGCGGCGCGTTGGTCTGCTGGTCGAATTCCTGCCGGGCGTCCGCGAGCTGGTCGCCCGAAATGACGACCGAGCGCTTCAGCGCCACGGCACCGCGCGGGTCGCCCGGATAGGGCAGGACCTGGCTGCCGATCGGCGCGATGCCCTTGGCCACGTCGGCGGGGTTCGCGCTTTCGTCGACCAGCTTGAATTCGAGCTTGGCGGTCTTGCCGATCAGGTCCTTCAGCGCCTGCGGGTTCTGCAGGCCCGGCACCTGGACGACGATTCGCGTCGCGCCCTGGCGGATGATCGTCGGCTCCTTGGTGCCGAGCTCGTCGATGCGCCGGCGCACGACCTCGGTCGCGTCCTTCATCGCGGTGTCGACCGCCTGGGCGAGACCCGCCTCGGTCGGCTTCAGGATGAACCGGCTGGTGTCGACGACCGAGATATCCCATTCGCGCTGGCCGCTCATCCCGGCGCCACCGCCGGTGATCGCCAGCAAGCGCTCGCGCGCCGCATCGACCTGGCTCGGATCACGCAGCAGGAACGACAGCTGGCCGTTCCGCGACGAGATGTCGCCGATGTCGATCCGCGGCGTGCCGTTGCGCATCGTCCCCGCGACGCTGTCGCGCATCACCTCGAGCCGCGAATTGGCGAGGTCGGCGGTGTCCGCCTCGAGCAGCAGGTAGCTGCCACCCGCCAGGTCGAGCCCGAGGTTGATCCGCGGATGCGGGATCGCGCCCCACTTGCTG
This sequence is a window from Sphingomonas ginsenosidivorax. Protein-coding genes within it:
- the secD gene encoding protein translocase subunit SecD — its product is MLDFPRWKVASIIGLLAVLCALAIPSFFPESTTSKWGAIPHPRINLGLDLAGGSYLLLEADTADLANSRLEVMRDSVAGTMRNGTPRIDIGDISSRNGQLSFLLRDPSQVDAARERLLAITGGGAGMSGQREWDISVVDTSRFILKPTEAGLAQAVDTAMKDATEVVRRRIDELGTKEPTIIRQGATRIVVQVPGLQNPQALKDLIGKTAKLEFKLVDESANPADVAKGIAPIGSQVLPYPGDPRGAVALKRSVVISGDQLADARQEFDQQTNAPQIAITFDAVGGRRFAKVTTENVNKPFAIVIDNKVISVANINEPILGGRASISGSYTVQTANDLAIALRSGKLPVNLKVIAESTVSPDLGKDSIRAGVLASVIAAVAVIVFMLVTYGRFGVYANLAVVINILVIVAVMAMLNATLTLPGIAGFVLTIGTAVDANVLINERIREERRRGRSVLQSVELGYKEASRTIFEANVTHAITGVIMLLLGSGPVKGFAVVLLIGICTSVFTAVLFTRMLVALWLRKNRPTTINI